In one Bradyrhizobium sp. 4 genomic region, the following are encoded:
- a CDS encoding LysR family transcriptional regulator, whose amino-acid sequence MTNEMNELATFAVVASERSFTRAAIKLGVSQSALSYTIRRLEQRLELQLLARTTKSVAPTAAGAALLEDLSPALEQIRHALDRARSVRRRPEGRLRIVMSRSAAVMVLLPRLRAFAEAYPDIVLDVVTVTGPVDLVAGEFDAGIQLGEYIQKDMIAVRVTPELRLAVVGSPRYFASRSIPKKPKDLNDHRCITLRLAGGPYRWEFEQGRKSVTINVNGPLIIDDTHLVIQAALAGVGIGLAYEEQVAEYIAKRRLVRVLEDWTPPIPGFFMYYPSRQHQPAALSALVTALRFPEQKSA is encoded by the coding sequence ATGACCAACGAAATGAACGAACTCGCGACGTTTGCCGTCGTGGCCAGTGAACGAAGCTTTACGCGCGCTGCGATAAAGCTGGGTGTGTCTCAGTCTGCCTTGAGCTACACGATCCGGAGGCTTGAGCAACGGCTTGAGCTGCAGCTGCTCGCTCGAACAACCAAGAGCGTTGCGCCAACCGCTGCGGGGGCAGCTCTCTTGGAAGACTTGTCTCCGGCGCTCGAGCAAATTCGTCACGCCCTCGACAGGGCCCGAAGCGTTCGGCGTCGGCCTGAAGGTCGCCTTCGAATTGTAATGTCACGATCAGCTGCCGTGATGGTATTGTTGCCGCGGTTGAGGGCTTTCGCCGAAGCCTACCCGGACATCGTTCTGGACGTTGTCACCGTCACTGGCCCCGTGGACCTTGTTGCAGGCGAGTTCGATGCCGGTATCCAGCTTGGCGAGTACATTCAAAAGGACATGATCGCGGTTCGCGTCACGCCCGAGCTGCGGTTGGCGGTCGTGGGGTCGCCACGCTATTTCGCTTCACGAAGCATCCCCAAAAAGCCAAAGGATCTCAACGATCACCGGTGCATTACCCTGCGTCTTGCGGGTGGTCCATATCGGTGGGAGTTTGAGCAGGGACGAAAGTCGGTCACGATCAACGTGAACGGCCCGCTCATCATTGACGACACTCACCTGGTGATTCAGGCCGCGCTCGCCGGGGTTGGTATCGGATTAGCCTATGAAGAGCAGGTCGCCGAATATATTGCGAAGCGCCGCCTTGTTCGGGTGCTAGAGGATTGGACTCCGCCCATTCCCGGCTTCTTCATGTACTATCCCAGTCGTCAGCATCAACCAGCCGCGCTGTCGGCACTGGTGACCGCGCTGCGATTCCCTGAACAAAAATCGGCGTGA
- a CDS encoding nuclear transport factor 2 family protein has translation MNDFGVPTLRMTMDTDISALRSLAQTYFDAAYEMDAEKFASIFHPLSSVTKVAEDGNVGVTPIATWLAAVRNMEAPKQQGFERDDQILSTDVEGELALLKVKLHIPPRRFTDLLSCLKVNGTWKIVQKVMTSNA, from the coding sequence ATGAACGATTTCGGTGTACCAACTTTGAGGATGACAATGGATACGGACATTTCCGCCTTGCGCTCCCTTGCGCAGACCTATTTCGATGCTGCCTATGAAATGGATGCCGAGAAATTTGCATCCATATTTCATCCCTTGAGTTCCGTGACGAAGGTCGCGGAGGACGGCAACGTGGGCGTGACGCCGATTGCGACCTGGCTGGCAGCGGTCCGCAACATGGAAGCTCCAAAGCAACAGGGCTTCGAGCGCGATGATCAGATCCTGTCAACGGATGTTGAAGGAGAGCTCGCGCTTTTGAAGGTGAAATTGCACATTCCGCCGCGTCGCTTCACGGACCTGTTGTCTTGCCTGAAGGTGAACGGGACCTGGAAGATCGTGCAGAAAGTGATGACGTCGAACGCCTGA
- a CDS encoding methylated-DNA--[protein]-cysteine S-methyltransferase, whose protein sequence is MPARPTKSPVSFGLDRLATPIGIALLVTDAAGTLRALDWADYEHRMRELLRLHYGVVELRDQPAPAAMRTALSDYFDGDLGQLSGIAWRIAGTPFQQKVWNALAQIPAGTTMSYGALAARIDMPKAIRAVGHANGSNPISVVLPCHRLIGADGSLVKYGGGLERKRWLLRHEGVAV, encoded by the coding sequence ATGCCCGCGCGACCGACCAAATCACCTGTAAGCTTCGGCCTCGATCGGCTGGCGACCCCGATTGGGATTGCGCTGCTGGTCACCGACGCTGCGGGCACCTTGCGCGCGCTCGACTGGGCCGATTACGAGCACCGCATGCGCGAGCTCTTGCGCCTGCATTACGGTGTGGTGGAGTTGCGTGACCAGCCCGCGCCCGCAGCCATGCGGACTGCGCTGTCGGATTATTTCGACGGCGATCTCGGCCAGCTCTCAGGCATCGCCTGGCGCATCGCCGGCACGCCGTTCCAGCAGAAGGTCTGGAATGCGTTGGCGCAAATTCCTGCCGGCACCACGATGAGTTACGGCGCGCTCGCCGCCAGGATCGACATGCCCAAGGCCATTCGCGCCGTCGGCCATGCCAACGGCTCCAATCCGATCAGTGTGGTGCTGCCGTGCCACCGTCTGATCGGCGCCGATGGTTCTCTGGTGAAGTACGGCGGCGGCCTCGAGCGCAAGCGCTGGCTGCTGCGGCACGAAGGCGTGGCGGTCTAA
- a CDS encoding DUF1304 domain-containing protein, whose protein sequence is MASKHAIAIATPAVLASTRKLTPGELNLFWIANILVALVAALHAYFLLLEMFLWDKPQGLKVFRNTPEKAATTKVLAANQGLYNGFLSAGLVWGLVHGNPAFAFQIKAFFLLCVIVAGAYGAATVSTRILMVQALPAALALLALFLA, encoded by the coding sequence ATGGCATCGAAACACGCCATCGCAATTGCCACGCCGGCCGTGCTAGCGTCCACCCGAAAGCTGACGCCGGGGGAGCTCAACTTGTTCTGGATCGCGAATATCCTGGTGGCGCTGGTCGCCGCACTGCACGCTTACTTCCTGCTCCTGGAGATGTTTCTCTGGGACAAGCCGCAGGGCTTGAAGGTTTTCCGCAACACGCCGGAGAAGGCAGCGACCACAAAGGTGCTGGCGGCCAACCAGGGGCTCTATAACGGCTTTCTGTCCGCCGGCCTGGTCTGGGGGCTGGTGCACGGCAATCCGGCCTTCGCGTTCCAGATCAAGGCATTCTTCCTGCTCTGCGTGATCGTGGCCGGCGCTTATGGCGCAGCGACCGTCAGCACGCGCATCCTGATGGTGCAGGCGCTGCCGGCGGCGCTCGCGCTGTTAGCGCTGTTCCTGGCCTGA
- a CDS encoding ABC transporter substrate-binding protein: MSNRRAFITATAALAFAFSANQALAQKKYDTGASDTEIKIGQTVPFSGPYSVYANIGKTQAAYFKMINDQGGINGRKINLIQYDDAYSPPKTVEQVRKLVEGDEVLFTFQIIGTAANAAVQKYLNGKKIPQLLASTGAARFNDPQNYPWTIAYNPNYVSEGRIYAKYILKEHPNAKIGVLYQNDDMGRDYLAGLKSGLGDKAAGMIVGEVSYEVTDPTVDSQVVKLKSLGADLFYDASTPKFAAQAIKKVAELGWTPVHILDINASPISATLKPAGLDISKGIISTQYGKEPGDPQWKDDPGVKAFFAFMDKYFPEGDKLNTVNTYAYSVAELLTQVLKQCGDDLSRENVMKQVANIKDFTPSFALPGIKINTGPNDYRVNKQMQMMKFNGERWELFGPIMEDAGPAG; this comes from the coding sequence ATGAGCAATCGCAGAGCCTTCATCACTGCCACGGCGGCGCTCGCCTTCGCGTTCTCCGCCAACCAAGCTCTCGCCCAGAAGAAATACGACACCGGCGCGAGCGACACCGAGATCAAGATCGGCCAGACCGTGCCGTTCTCCGGGCCCTATTCCGTCTACGCCAATATCGGCAAGACCCAGGCCGCCTATTTCAAGATGATCAACGATCAGGGCGGCATCAACGGCCGCAAGATCAATCTGATCCAGTATGACGATGCCTATTCGCCGCCGAAGACGGTCGAGCAGGTGCGCAAGCTCGTCGAAGGCGACGAGGTGCTGTTCACCTTCCAGATCATCGGCACGGCCGCGAACGCCGCCGTGCAAAAGTATCTCAATGGCAAGAAGATCCCGCAACTGCTGGCCTCGACCGGCGCCGCGCGCTTCAACGATCCGCAGAACTATCCATGGACCATCGCCTACAATCCCAACTACGTGTCCGAGGGGCGCATCTACGCCAAGTACATCCTCAAAGAGCATCCGAACGCCAAGATCGGCGTGCTCTATCAGAACGACGACATGGGCCGAGACTATCTCGCCGGCCTCAAGAGCGGTCTCGGTGACAAGGCCGCCGGCATGATTGTCGGCGAAGTCTCCTACGAGGTCACCGATCCCACGGTGGACTCTCAGGTGGTCAAGCTGAAGTCGTTGGGCGCCGATCTTTTCTATGATGCCTCGACACCCAAGTTCGCGGCGCAGGCGATCAAGAAAGTCGCCGAGCTCGGCTGGACGCCGGTGCACATTCTCGACATCAACGCGAGCCCGATCTCGGCGACGCTGAAGCCGGCCGGCCTCGATATCTCCAAGGGCATCATATCGACCCAATACGGCAAGGAGCCCGGCGATCCGCAGTGGAAGGACGATCCGGGCGTGAAAGCGTTCTTCGCCTTCATGGACAAGTATTTCCCCGAAGGCGACAAGCTCAACACCGTCAACACCTATGCTTATTCCGTCGCCGAATTGCTGACGCAAGTTCTGAAACAGTGCGGCGACGACCTGTCGCGTGAGAACGTGATGAAGCAGGTCGCCAATATCAAGGACTTCACTCCGAGCTTCGCGCTGCCCGGCATCAAGATCAACACCGGGCCGAACGACTACCGCGTCAACAAGCAGATGCAGATGATGAAGTTCAACGGCGAACGCTGGGAGCTGTTCGGCCCGATCATGGAGGATGCGGGTCCAGCGGGTTAG
- a CDS encoding ABC transporter substrate-binding protein has product MRNGILHLATATALTLALSVSAANAQKKYDPGASDTEIKVGQTMPFSGPASAYSSIGKTQAAYFKMINDQGGVNGRKINLIQYDDAYSPPKAVEQIRKLVESDEVLLTFQIIGTPVNAAVQKYLNSKKVPQLFAATGASRFTDPKNFPWTMGFNPNYFVEGRIYGQYILKEHPNAKIGVLYQNDDLGKDYLNGIKAGLGDKAAKMIVTEASYEVSDPTVDSQILKIKDAGADLFFSATTPKQAAQAIKKIAEMGWHPVQIVDINATSVGAVLKPAGLDAAKGLISVNYGKEPLDPTWKDDAGLKRYFDFMAKYYPDGDKDSNFNTYGYSTAQLLVHVLKQCGDDLTRENVMKQAASLKDVTSDTALPGIKANTSPTDYRVNKQLQMMKFNGERWELFGPIIEDASPAG; this is encoded by the coding sequence ATGAGGAATGGAATTCTGCATCTGGCCACGGCAACGGCGCTGACCCTGGCGCTGTCGGTCTCGGCGGCCAATGCCCAGAAGAAATATGATCCGGGCGCCAGCGATACCGAGATCAAAGTCGGCCAGACGATGCCGTTTTCTGGACCGGCGTCGGCCTATTCGTCGATCGGCAAGACCCAGGCCGCCTATTTCAAGATGATCAACGACCAGGGCGGCGTCAACGGCCGCAAGATCAATCTGATCCAGTATGACGACGCCTACTCGCCGCCGAAAGCCGTGGAGCAGATTCGCAAGCTGGTCGAAAGCGACGAGGTTCTGCTGACGTTCCAGATCATCGGCACGCCGGTGAACGCAGCCGTGCAGAAATATCTCAATTCGAAGAAGGTGCCGCAACTGTTCGCGGCGACCGGAGCCTCGAGGTTCACGGATCCGAAGAACTTTCCGTGGACGATGGGCTTCAACCCCAACTACTTCGTCGAAGGCCGCATCTACGGACAGTACATACTGAAGGAGCATCCGAACGCCAAGATCGGCGTGCTCTATCAGAACGACGACCTCGGCAAGGACTATCTGAACGGCATCAAGGCCGGCCTCGGCGACAAGGCTGCCAAGATGATCGTGACTGAAGCTTCCTACGAAGTCTCCGATCCGACTGTCGATTCGCAGATCCTCAAGATCAAGGACGCCGGCGCCGATTTGTTCTTCAGCGCCACCACGCCGAAGCAGGCGGCGCAGGCGATCAAGAAGATCGCCGAGATGGGCTGGCATCCGGTGCAGATCGTCGACATCAACGCCACCTCGGTCGGCGCGGTGCTGAAGCCGGCTGGCCTCGACGCCGCCAAGGGCCTGATTAGCGTCAATTACGGCAAGGAACCGCTCGATCCGACCTGGAAGGACGATGCCGGCCTTAAGAGGTATTTCGACTTCATGGCCAAGTATTATCCAGATGGCGACAAGGATTCGAACTTCAACACCTACGGCTACAGCACGGCGCAGCTGCTGGTCCATGTGCTGAAGCAGTGCGGCGACGACCTGACGCGCGAGAACGTGATGAAGCAGGCCGCGTCGCTGAAGGACGTGACCAGCGACACCGCGCTGCCCGGCATCAAGGCCAACACCTCACCGACCGACTACCGGGTCAACAAGCAGCTTCAGATGATGAAGTTCAACGGCGAACGCTGGGAGCTGTTCGGCCCGATCATTGAGGATGCGAGTCCGGCGGGTTAG
- a CDS encoding DUF1330 domain-containing protein, with translation MGHIDPTKEIFAQFRDNDRPGPIHMLNLVRLRKEAAYPDGRKASGAEAYAAYGHESGPVFERLGGGIVWQGKFELTLIGPETERWDHCFIAEYPSVAAFVEMIRDPVYREAVKHRQAAVEDSRLIRHAVLPVGKNFGEVPD, from the coding sequence ATGGGCCACATCGATCCGACCAAGGAGATTTTCGCGCAGTTCCGGGACAACGACCGTCCCGGCCCGATCCACATGCTCAACCTGGTGCGCTTGCGCAAGGAAGCGGCCTATCCGGATGGCCGCAAGGCGAGCGGCGCGGAAGCCTATGCGGCCTATGGCCACGAGAGCGGCCCGGTGTTCGAACGCCTCGGCGGCGGCATCGTGTGGCAGGGCAAATTCGAGCTGACGCTGATCGGCCCGGAGACCGAGCGCTGGGACCACTGTTTCATCGCCGAATACCCAAGCGTCGCCGCCTTCGTCGAGATGATCCGCGATCCCGTCTATCGCGAAGCGGTGAAGCACAGGCAGGCCGCGGTGGAGGATTCACGGCTCATTCGGCACGCGGTGCTGCCGGTCGGAAAGAACTTTGGCGAGGTGCCGGATTGA
- a CDS encoding penicillin-binding protein 1A, which produces MGLGKKKGGRKEPLFGLPAALADLRLTAADRIPGGDDKPKKSTKSSAKRKSEDAGDEPPRERKAPAGRGSAKRRSKSRIGASLGRLVYWGAVLGLWGAIAVIGVVIYVGAHLPPIQSLEIPKRPPTIQIVGIDGSMLAQRGEMAGANVSLKDLPQYLPKAFIAIEDRRFYSHFGIDPVGILRALVTNVLHRGVSQGGSTLTQQLAKNLFLTQERTMARKLQEAELAIWLERKHSKNEILELYLNRVYFGSGAYGVEAAAQRYFGKSAKNVTVAEAAMLAGLVKSPSRLAPNRNPEGAEARAKIVLTAMADAKFITEAQAQASIGQPSYNVKPVGAGTINYVADWIGEVLDDLVGQIDESIKVETTIDPKLQSVAEAAIIDELAAKSVKFNVSQGALVAMTPDGAVRAMVGGRNYSESQYNRAVTARRQPGSSFKPFVYLTALEQGLTPDTLRQDAPIEVKGWRPENYTHEYFGAVTLTQALAMSLNTVAIRLGLEVGPKNVVRTAHRLGISSKLEPNASIALGTSEVSMVELVGAYASFANGGFTATPHVVTRIRTLGGKLLYMRQADEHNQVVDPRYVGMMNAMMRETLISGTAKKAEIPGWPAAGKTGTSQDYRDAWFIGYTANLVTGVWLGNDDNSPTKKATGGGLPVEVWSRFMKTAHEGVPVAALPSSQGGWGLSNLAQATSQVSPPTATAPGPAPASNGGYRPPPTRANARPEAAAGLDGWLMDRLFGGNR; this is translated from the coding sequence ATGGGGTTGGGAAAGAAAAAGGGTGGGCGCAAGGAGCCGCTGTTCGGCTTGCCTGCAGCACTCGCCGATCTGCGCCTGACCGCCGCCGACCGGATTCCTGGCGGCGATGACAAGCCGAAGAAATCAACGAAATCATCCGCCAAGCGCAAGAGCGAGGATGCCGGCGACGAGCCGCCGCGCGAGCGGAAGGCGCCGGCCGGCCGCGGCAGTGCCAAGCGCCGATCCAAGTCACGCATCGGCGCAAGCCTTGGCCGCCTAGTCTATTGGGGCGCGGTGCTGGGCCTGTGGGGCGCGATCGCCGTGATCGGCGTCGTGATCTATGTCGGCGCTCATCTGCCGCCGATCCAGTCGCTGGAAATCCCCAAGCGGCCACCGACGATCCAGATCGTCGGCATCGACGGCAGCATGCTGGCACAGCGCGGCGAGATGGCCGGCGCCAACGTCTCGCTGAAGGATCTGCCGCAATATCTGCCCAAGGCGTTCATCGCCATCGAAGACCGCCGCTTCTATTCGCATTTCGGCATTGATCCCGTCGGCATCCTGCGCGCGCTCGTCACCAACGTGCTCCATCGCGGCGTGTCGCAGGGCGGCTCGACGCTGACGCAGCAACTGGCGAAAAACCTGTTCCTGACCCAGGAGCGCACCATGGCGCGCAAGCTGCAGGAAGCGGAGCTCGCGATCTGGTTGGAGCGCAAACATTCCAAGAACGAGATCTTGGAGCTCTATCTCAACCGCGTCTATTTCGGCTCCGGCGCCTATGGCGTCGAGGCCGCCGCGCAACGCTATTTCGGCAAGTCGGCCAAGAACGTCACCGTCGCGGAAGCAGCGATGCTGGCCGGCCTCGTCAAGTCGCCTTCGCGGCTGGCGCCGAACCGCAACCCCGAGGGCGCGGAAGCACGCGCGAAAATCGTGCTCACGGCGATGGCCGATGCCAAATTCATCACTGAGGCGCAGGCGCAGGCCTCGATCGGCCAACCCTCCTACAATGTGAAGCCGGTCGGCGCCGGCACGATCAACTACGTCGCCGACTGGATCGGCGAGGTGCTGGACGATCTGGTCGGCCAGATCGACGAGAGCATCAAGGTCGAGACCACGATCGATCCGAAGCTCCAGAGCGTGGCGGAAGCCGCCATCATCGACGAGCTCGCAGCCAAGAGCGTGAAGTTCAACGTCAGCCAGGGCGCGCTGGTGGCGATGACGCCTGACGGCGCAGTGCGCGCCATGGTCGGCGGGCGGAACTATTCCGAGAGCCAGTACAACCGCGCGGTCACCGCCAGGCGCCAGCCCGGCTCCTCGTTCAAGCCGTTCGTGTACCTGACCGCGCTGGAGCAGGGGCTCACGCCCGACACCCTCCGGCAGGACGCGCCGATCGAGGTCAAGGGCTGGAGACCCGAGAACTACACCCACGAATATTTCGGCGCGGTAACGCTGACCCAGGCGCTCGCGATGTCGCTCAACACGGTCGCCATCCGGCTCGGCCTCGAGGTCGGCCCGAAGAACGTGGTGCGCACCGCGCACCGGCTCGGCATCTCCTCGAAGCTCGAGCCCAACGCCTCGATCGCGCTCGGCACCTCCGAAGTCTCGATGGTCGAGCTGGTCGGCGCCTATGCATCCTTTGCTAATGGCGGCTTCACGGCGACGCCGCATGTCGTCACGCGGATCAGGACGCTCGGTGGCAAGCTGCTCTACATGCGCCAGGCGGACGAGCACAATCAGGTGGTCGACCCGCGCTATGTCGGCATGATGAACGCGATGATGCGGGAAACGCTGATCAGCGGCACCGCCAAGAAAGCGGAGATCCCGGGCTGGCCGGCGGCCGGCAAGACCGGCACCAGCCAAGACTACCGCGACGCCTGGTTCATCGGCTACACCGCCAACCTCGTCACCGGCGTGTGGCTCGGCAATGACGACAACTCGCCGACCAAGAAAGCAACCGGCGGCGGCCTGCCGGTCGAAGTCTGGTCGCGCTTCATGAAGACGGCGCACGAGGGCGTGCCGGTGGCAGCGCTGCCGAGCTCGCAAGGTGGCTGGGGCCTGTCGAACCTGGCGCAGGCGACGTCGCAAGTGTCGCCGCCAACAGCGACCGCGCCCGGACCCGCACCGGCCAGCAACGGCGGCTATCGCCCGCCCCCCACGCGCGCCAATGCGCGGCCCGAGGCAGCCGCAGGGCTCGACGGCTGGTTGATGGACCGGCTGTTCGGCGGAAATCGCTAG
- a CDS encoding SprT family zinc-dependent metalloprotease, whose protein sequence is MICFCAERFPWRRLWQNPGALLPPGLTDMATRALLYRRPHEPKTLLITHGSQYFAIRLRRHRRARRYTLRIHPSDREAILTMPPRGTLAEAKDFAQRHGAWIAARLGRLPKAAPFQPGTVIPLRGVSHRIVHRAGTRGTVWTEVRDSGERILCVAGGVEHADRRVSDFLKREARRDLQRAAESYAAELGVKVKRLSIRDQSSRWGSCTSAGSLSFSWRLILAPPYVLDYLAAHEVAHLVEMNHSARFWRVCGKVCPSMERAKKWLDTYGNDLHRYGVED, encoded by the coding sequence ATGATTTGTTTTTGCGCCGAGCGCTTTCCCTGGCGGCGGTTATGGCAGAATCCGGGCGCTCTCCTGCCCCCCGGACTGACAGACATGGCCACTCGCGCACTCCTCTATCGCCGGCCCCACGAGCCGAAGACCCTCCTGATCACCCATGGATCGCAATATTTTGCGATTCGACTGCGCCGGCATCGCCGCGCGCGCCGTTACACGCTCAGAATTCATCCGAGCGATCGCGAAGCCATCCTCACCATGCCGCCGCGCGGCACGCTCGCCGAAGCAAAAGACTTCGCGCAGCGCCACGGCGCGTGGATCGCGGCACGTCTCGGCCGTTTGCCGAAGGCCGCACCGTTCCAGCCTGGCACAGTAATACCGCTTCGCGGTGTTTCTCATCGCATCGTTCATCGCGCCGGCACCCGCGGTACGGTGTGGACGGAAGTGCGCGATAGCGGGGAACGCATTCTCTGCGTCGCCGGCGGCGTCGAACATGCGGACCGTCGCGTCAGCGACTTCCTCAAGCGCGAGGCGCGCCGCGATCTTCAGCGTGCCGCGGAATCCTATGCCGCCGAGCTCGGCGTCAAGGTGAAGCGGCTCTCGATCCGCGATCAATCCAGCCGCTGGGGCTCCTGCACCTCGGCCGGCTCGTTGTCGTTCTCCTGGCGCCTGATCCTCGCGCCGCCCTATGTGCTCGACTATCTCGCCGCGCACGAGGTCGCCCATCTCGTCGAGATGAACCACTCGGCGCGATTCTGGCGCGTCTGCGGCAAGGTCTGCCCGTCGATGGAGCGCGCCAAGAAGTGGCTCGATACATACGGCAACGATTTGCACCGGTACGGGGTCGAGGATTAA
- the phaZ gene encoding polyhydroxyalkanoate depolymerase — MPIGEFGGAPPLVAEGSPVLTTPMYWMYEMGQASLNPARAITDATKLLFQNPLNPWARTEVGKSVAAACELFERTTRRYGKPEWGLNDTEVNGIRVPVEVRSVWEKPFCRLLYFDRKFTRPLRSPQPRVLIVAPMSGHYATLLRGTVEAFLPAHEVYITDWADARMVPLSDGRFDLDDYIDYVIEMLHVLGGNTHVLAVCQPSVPVVAAVSIMEALRDPFVPTSMTLMGGPIDTRRNPTAVNNLAQERGIDWFRNHVITKVPFPHPGMMRDVYPGFLQLNGFISMNLDRHMDAHKQLFANLVKGDGDLVDKHRDFYDEYLAVMDLSAEYYLQTVDTVFVKHSLPKGEMTHRGTRVDPSKVTRVALMTVEGENDDISGIGQTEATHTLCSSIPDHRRVHYVQKGVGHYGVFNGSRFKSEIVPRIHDFMVSAANPSSLQALAAE; from the coding sequence ATGCCGATTGGTGAGTTTGGCGGCGCGCCGCCCCTGGTGGCCGAAGGCAGTCCGGTCCTGACGACGCCGATGTACTGGATGTACGAGATGGGGCAAGCCTCTCTCAATCCGGCGCGTGCGATCACGGACGCAACCAAGCTGCTGTTTCAAAATCCCCTCAATCCATGGGCACGCACCGAGGTCGGCAAGTCGGTTGCCGCGGCCTGCGAGTTATTCGAACGCACCACGCGGCGTTACGGCAAACCGGAATGGGGCCTCAACGACACCGAAGTCAACGGCATCCGCGTCCCCGTCGAGGTCCGCTCGGTCTGGGAAAAGCCGTTCTGCCGCCTGCTCTACTTCGATCGCAAATTCACCCGTCCGCTGCGCAGTCCGCAGCCGCGCGTGCTGATCGTCGCGCCGATGTCCGGCCATTACGCGACGCTGCTGCGCGGTACGGTCGAGGCTTTCCTGCCTGCGCATGAGGTCTACATCACCGATTGGGCCGATGCCCGCATGGTGCCGCTCAGCGACGGCCGCTTCGATCTCGACGACTACATCGACTACGTCATCGAGATGCTGCATGTCCTCGGCGGCAACACCCATGTGCTGGCGGTGTGCCAGCCCTCGGTTCCCGTCGTCGCGGCCGTTTCGATCATGGAAGCGCTGCGTGATCCCTTCGTGCCGACCTCGATGACGCTGATGGGTGGCCCGATCGACACCCGGCGTAATCCGACCGCGGTGAACAACCTCGCCCAGGAGCGCGGCATCGACTGGTTCCGCAACCACGTCATCACCAAGGTGCCGTTCCCGCATCCGGGCATGATGCGCGACGTCTATCCGGGCTTCCTGCAGCTCAACGGCTTCATCAGCATGAATCTCGATCGGCATATGGATGCCCACAAGCAGCTGTTCGCCAATCTGGTGAAGGGCGACGGCGACCTCGTCGACAAGCATCGCGACTTCTACGACGAATATCTCGCGGTGATGGATCTCTCGGCCGAGTATTACCTGCAGACGGTCGACACCGTGTTCGTGAAGCATTCGCTGCCGAAGGGCGAGATGACCCATCGCGGAACACGCGTCGATCCCTCCAAGGTCACGCGCGTCGCGTTGATGACGGTCGAAGGCGAGAACGACGACATCTCCGGCATCGGTCAGACCGAAGCAACGCACACATTGTGCAGCTCGATTCCCGATCACCGCCGCGTTCATTACGTCCAGAAGGGCGTCGGACATTACGGCGTGTTCAATGGCTCGCGCTTCAAATCGGAAATCGTGCCACGCATCCACGACTTCATGGTCTCGGCGGCGAATCCGAGCTCATTGCAGGCGCTCGCAGCCGAATAA
- a CDS encoding ABC transporter permease, whose protein sequence is MSEVSLHRGISLHRIGAMILRYWYLLLSSWPRLLELLYWPALQVITWGFLQLYIAQNANFFARAGGTLIGAVILWDILFRGQLGFSISFLEEMWARNLGNLMMSPLKPIEFLLSLMIMSLIRLAIGVIPMTLLALFLFHFNVYALGVPLIAFFCNLIFTSWSVGIFVSGLVLRNGLGAESIVWTLMFGIMPLACVYYPVSVLPVWLQYIAWTLPPTYVFEGMRALLIENTFRTDLMLSALAINAVLLVASFGAFLALLRSARMQGSLLSGGE, encoded by the coding sequence ATGAGTGAGGTCTCCCTCCATCGCGGCATCTCGCTCCATCGCATCGGCGCGATGATCCTGCGCTATTGGTACCTCTTGCTGTCGTCCTGGCCGCGGCTGCTCGAGCTGCTCTACTGGCCGGCGCTGCAGGTCATCACCTGGGGCTTTCTTCAGCTCTATATCGCGCAGAATGCAAATTTCTTCGCGCGCGCCGGCGGCACCCTGATCGGCGCCGTCATCCTCTGGGACATCCTGTTTCGCGGGCAGCTCGGCTTTTCGATCTCGTTTCTGGAAGAGATGTGGGCGCGCAACCTCGGCAATCTCATGATGAGCCCGTTGAAGCCGATCGAATTCCTGCTGTCGCTGATGATCATGAGCCTGATCAGGCTCGCGATCGGCGTCATTCCGATGACGCTGCTCGCGCTGTTCCTGTTCCACTTCAATGTTTATGCGCTCGGCGTGCCGCTGATCGCGTTCTTCTGCAATCTGATCTTCACGAGCTGGTCGGTCGGCATCTTCGTCTCCGGCCTGGTGCTGCGAAACGGCCTCGGCGCCGAGAGCATCGTCTGGACCTTGATGTTCGGAATCATGCCGCTCGCCTGCGTCTACTATCCCGTCAGCGTGCTGCCAGTCTGGTTGCAATATATCGCCTGGACGCTGCCGCCGACCTATGTGTTCGAAGGGATGCGGGCGCTGTTGATCGAAAACACCTTCAGGACCGATCTGATGCTGAGCGCGTTGGCCATCAACGCGGTGCTGTTGGTTGCATCTTTTGGGGCATTCCTTGCCCTTTTGCGCAGCGCCCGGATGCAGGGCTCGCTGCTATCAGGCGGCGAATAA